TTTCCAAGCTGTCAAATCAAATGTTAACGTTATGAAGAGATCAGCAAAGTATTGTGTCAAAGTCATCTATTCACTACAGAAACTAAATGTTGTATAGAAGTATTCTAAATATTTGTCACCAAAGTATTTATTTAGaggactatatatatatatatatatatatatatatatatactatgaGATATGAGATATTTAAAGTAACTATTataaactttttattttctaaaaatacaATGCTTGTGTGTAATATTGATGCCAAATTTGTCGCCAAATATTTGTTGGTCAAGTCCAATTTACAGACCTCGAAATGTATGGATTAACTTAAACAGAATTAGAGAATTGgatgttttttgtatttaggATCCACATTATCAAACTATAGCAATGTCGTATTTTAGGCCAAATTAACATACATCACAAAAACAGGCAGAGAGGACCACAATTATTATTCCAAGAATTTTGTTCCGATTatgattgttgtttttttgtccatCTCAGTTTTGCCTCATCTGACCcagtaaaatacaattaaactgATACCTCAGATAATATTTCTCTTTGCCATGTGTTAAGATTGAAAAGGTTTGGCAGGGTTACTTAAAAATAGAGCGATTGTGCGCGTATGTGCTTTTTTGTGCGCTTGgtggtttgttgttgtttgtaatGTGCTGCTATCTGTTGGATTTGTGCAATAATAAACTATTATGACAAGAAGAGGTCTTGTTGGTCTATCTTCAGGGGTTTAattcaatataaacaaattattcaatattttggcaataaatacattctctaagAATTGATATGTCAAGTTTTGACTCAAAATGTCACATGCTTTGAAATTGCCCTTATGTATTATAATTTACTAATTACTAAATTAAAGTGTACAGTATGtcaaatttgtatgaatttaacAGTTTCTTTATACAATGTGCTTGTTAAATGTAGCACAAATTTGGTTTGGCAAAGTTTTGGGTGTCAagataccaaaataaaactgttGAGGTGTGGGATTGAAATGTGGGTTAATCTGGCCTCACAAACTATGCTACCGATGTTGTAAACGTATCCTGATATGTTCTTCTTGACAAAGATGTTCTATCACTAATTATGATAGTAGTACAAATCAAAACATGATTTGTAGCACGTCTGATGTGCTACATTGTTTCTTACATAGCTGTAGATATGATTAATCTTGTAGGTCCAAAATGTAACATGCTCTGGTGTACAAGAACCACAATTCTGAACCAGTCATAATACATTCACAAAATGATTGTTTGGCTCAAAAGAACTAGACACACGATGACAAATACGAACTCCGATAGTTTATTAGTACAAAATACGCAATTCTTGAAATATGTTAATGTCAGTAACTGTTTTACTTATTAGACAAAAAAGTTTCGAGGATCTTAAAGAGTTTTTCTTCTCTAGCAGCAGCttctttttctctcctctcctctccttctCGATACTCCCTTTCCTGTCTCTCTTCTCTAGCCAGCATTTCTTTCTCCCAGCGCTcctctctcgcaaacatatctCTCTCCCTTCTCTCCTCCCTCTCCAGCGcttgtctctctcgctctgcttCTCTCTCCGCAGCCCTTCGGTCTCTTTCCGCCTCTCTCTCTGCGGCGCGTCGGTCTCTCTCGTCCTCTCTGGCTGCGGCCCGCCTGTCTCTCTCGTCCTCTCTCTCCGCCGCTCGCCTCTCCCGTTCCTCGTGCAGCCTGTCCATCTCACGCAGGGCCATCACCCAATCATTTGCTTTCCTCTGCTTGGTGGGCGGAGCATCCTGGGCAGACGAGGACATGTGGACAGGTGTAACGAAGGAGTTGAGGGTGATCTCGCTACTGAGGGCATTGTCCATGATTGCGTACCACTTCCAGGTTGTTATTCCTGTGTCTCCCCCAACCATGTTGAGACTTTTGAGGTCCTGCAAAAATGATCAAGGGTAAATCAATGATGTCCATTACTAAAATCATATCTAACTGAAAGGGGGTTAGTTcaaccagaaatgaaaattctgtcataatttactcaccctcatgtcatttcaaacctgtatgactttcttgtttataactcaaaagaagatattttgaagaacatatCAACAATatcggcccccattgacttctatcgtatgcacacaaaaccaatgagacatttctcaaaatatcttcttgtgtgttcaacagaagaaagaaagactcACATCTTTTGAACTACACTTGTAATGATTTGTGCGAACATGTGACTTGTGAAAAGCTGAATGCATGTCATCACCTTGTACTTCTGTTTCAGATTCTCCCACTTTTTTCTAACCCATGCAGGTGTCACTTTCCCTTCCAGCTCTTTCTCTTTTACATACAGCCTGGGGATAAAAAGAACAACAGCATGTCCAAGATAAGAAGAGATGAAAGCATACTTACACTTAGTAAATAACTGTTTTACTCACTCAAAAGCTTTGATGGCTGCATTTCTCCTTCCTGTAAACAGACCGCTGTTGCTGATTCTCCATATGATCAAATCTGCCGTGTTTGCATCACTccctaaaaacaaaaacacggtCGTTAAACTTTTTGCAGCTTACTACCACTTTAAAGTGGATTGAATCGCATAATATATTCACAAATTTGGGATGGTACTGCATCAGTTGGTTTTTTGGTGCAGCAtctattttttgtaaataattatgTAAACAATCATATTAGGTATCAACCGACATTTTGTCGGGAGAACAACATgctaattacatttaaagagtCCTTCGTCCGACCccattttagttttttgttttgttttgcattatgTTTTCTTCTGTGCTGGGCACTCTGTCGAGGCGAATGGGCTAAGACGCATTACTGTCCCCTATAGGGATGAAGTGGACGTACAAGAGGTTGtcttgtttttacaaaaaaaactaaaacaaatcaCGATCATTTCACGAATTTCTAGATTTCAGATTAAATGTTCTTCATATGTTTATAAAGGCCTATTTGCGGAACAACGCACGTGCGCATTTTGTCCAGCGGTGACGCTATAACTTACGCCTGACTGAACGGAAATGACGTCGGCAACAGGAACAGCTCTCATCATCGCTTAAAGAAACTGTGTAGTCACTGTGTGTGACCGGTCTGCAGCTCAAAAACGAACATAATTTAATCCTAtcttgcattttttaatttccaCACAGGTCTTCATAGCGTACCCGCTTCTATAACCGGCATCATGGTATGAAGTTTTAACAAATTTAGTGTGCTGGGTGTTATTGCGTATATTAGCACGTTAGCTTATTTGTCATCTCATCTTTCTCATGTTGTGATAAAACTTATTTATTCTACATGCAGCGTATATTGCTTTTTATTGAGTAATGTTTGCAATTGAATAGCAGAGTAATATATGTGCTGAAAGCTTATTTGTGTGGAGTGAGTACAGTTGTGCTTGATGTTTTTAATAGGTCGTAGTTTAAAACGAAAGTAACAGTGTTGCTGTAGCCTGTCTGAGTGAAATGTGCAGTCATGCTGAGACATCATGTACATCATAAtcagcataaataaatacaaataaatggagAACTTAGTGTATATAAGACTATTTaaagcatatttatttaaatgcataacTAGTTAGGTCTGTTGTCTTGTTTGGTctcattattatttgtttgtttgtttgttttgcctgCAGTCTATTATGTCATATAACGGAGGTGCCGTCATGGCCATGCGTGGAAAGAACTGTGTGGCGATAGCGTCAGACCGGAGGTTTGGTATCCAAGCACAACTGGTGACCACTGACTTTCAGAAAATTTTCCCCATGGGAGACAGACTCTTCATTGGGCTGGCCGGCTTGGCCACAGACGTACAGACAGTGTATGTATACAATGACAAATGCAACATATAACATGATACTGAACACAAGAATTGTGTGTTAGGTTGGTGCGTTGACATTAGGGTAGTGCTGGGCGATATACCTGTTCATACCGAATaccggtgtgtatttttgttatgatattatttttttaatataccgCATTACCGGTGTGTGTCGCTTAAACAACGTGCGGAACGCGGCAAAGCGCGTCACTGTTTCAATGGGGTCCTTTTTCGCTGTTGCACTGTGACCggccattcacacagaatgcGTCTTTCTATGCCGCGGCGCTACTTTATCataatttttctatataaacatgCGCTAAACGGAGGCGTTTGGATGTTTGCGTGCGTCTCGCGCATGAGCGGTGACGTTACATATTTCTTTCTCGTCGCAATGGGAGCGCGCACCTCGCGGCTGACCAGCAGCACAAGtgtagcaattgcaagttcgcattacgttatattaaatatactcacgaacaaacattttcaaaaaacgaTCGTGTTCCCCTCATATCtgctcaatataagcatatattatgatgtgtttttagtttgaactgtttctctatGTGATCGCTTTCCTCGCACATATCTAATTTAagcctttgttttatgattaaaaaatatgatttcaggaaatcatgaagccattgtgactatgtaaaacataacagacatcacatgcatgttttagtggtaaattgttactattttgttttcaactattaatttttgggtggatgCTCCGGTTTTACATAATAATTCTTATCAGTAAGAGACTGTTTGACTGAGCTGGATCAGAAGCTGGCTTTGCAGAGGTAGCTTGAACCTAAAGAAAGAATTATGATAATAAACCGAAttacaaaaaaggaaaaataatttaataatttctaCAGGGAATACACTGAGATTTGAGAGAATGAAATGGTTAACAAGAgctttataatgttttatttttattaaaatgttgtgtGTATAAATTGAattcataaaactttattaataacaaaaagaGGGGTAAGATATTACAATTTTAAGAATAGTGTCCTATAAAGTTGGATCATAAACGGGATTTTTTCCTTCTAGATTCTGTTTTATGATGACATACAAATGCATTACCAAATGCATTGATAAGTTACTTCAGTATGTAGATGAAACGGGCTACACATAGGCATGCAGAAAGAAgcgaattaaatatttatatggcAGTCTTTTCGCGCTTTAATATTcacatataaaaaatgtttatccaTCCAATCGCGCGTTTTACGTGACATCCTCGTTATACTTGACATTTAATGTTCACTGCTGTATCAGTATGTCCACTGCGTCATGGAAAtgatgcaatcaaaagttataaATCCGACATACCTTTATCTGCACGGAGGGATGGTGTTCGCGAATATGATCGAACATGTTGGATGTATTTCCTACTATTGGAGACAATTTGCGGCCACATTTTTTGCTAATTGGATATCCGCCCTCGACGAAAACCCCgcgttcatttttttctatacCCAAAGTATTCCCATGCTGCAGATTTTAACTTCTTTTTGGCGGGGATGGAGATGAGATGTATCGGGCTCCGTCTCTCCCATTTTCTCCGTTGCACGTGTGTACTGTGCACGGAGTGTACATAATTTCAAAGTGTGACCCGCCAAGAGGAAAAAAGTCGCGcaggtgattttttttttcagttttatgtTAAACAGGTAATATGCAATTGTTCATGGTATAATAACCGTGCACGTTCAAATCGGCGTGTGTCGCTGTATCGGTATATCGTTGCAACCCTAGTTGACATTGAAGAGGATTGTTTAATTTTTTCACTGACCCCTTTGCCTTTTATCCTCGTTAGATCTCAAAGACTGAAATTCCGCTTGAACTTGTATGAACTGAAGGAAGGCCGACAGATCAAGCCAAAGACCTTCATGAGCATGGTGTCCAACCTTCTGTACGAGAAGAGGTAAACACTTACCCGTCCCTGTGGTTACTGCTAATAGGAATTTGTATCAGAGAGGAAAACTAATATAAACTGGtgtaacaacaaacaaaacatctactttaaattcatgtttttgtgtgtttctgcCATCTTCATTTGTTATTGTAATGGATTTTCAGTGCACTATTAACTTCTGAGATGTCACTGTCTTAGGTTTGGGCCTTACTACATTGAGCCTGTGATTGCTGGTCTGGACCCAAAGACCTTTGAACCCTTCATATGCTCTCTGGACCTTATCGGATGCCCTATGTTTACAGAAGACTTTGTTGTTAGCGGTACCTGCTCAGAGCAGATGTACGGCATGTGTGAGTCGCTATGGGAACCTGACATGGtgagtaaaaaaacaacaacactgagAGGCATTGGGGAAATTTGTATCATCATCTAACTTGGATGAtggatttgttgttgttgtgttcgGTAGGAACCGGAGGATTTGTTTGAGACCATCTCACAGGCCATGCTGAATGCTGTCGACAGAGATGCAGTGTCTGGAATGGGCGTTGTCGTTCATGTCGTGTAAGTATTATAAAATATCCTGTTTCTAGGGTAGTATAAGCCATTAACTAAATTCACATAATAGTTTTAGTAAAAAAGTATTGTTATTCTTCGGTTAACTAACAATACGACCACTAGGtcttttttaagcaaaataaaacatcacatgAAGTCTTGTTTGGTTGTGTTATGCACTTGGTCTTTTTCACTCCCAAACTGTGAGATTGAGAATTAGGAATTGTATAGTTTTCCATACTAGTTATTGTTTGTAACTGGCAGTAAATGTAAGGTGCCAATTCATTTATTGTCAAAAAACTGTGAGCAGGTATTCAGTTTCGAGATTTGAGAGAGCTGATTGgtatatgtgtgtattttaCAGTGAGAAGGATAAGATCACCACACGCACCCTGAAGGCCAGAATGGATTAGAAAAAAACTACTGCTGCACTTCCTCTTCTACAAATCTTTGTTTTTGTACTGAAATAGAATATGCTTCATCCCATTTGTCACCAATATGATTAAATTGTTCAATAAACAATTGAGTTTCCTAATTATTTGGTTAAAGATTTTTATGGCCTAATGTCATGGGATTTTCAAGTCTTACATCATGGCATCATTCGTGtcacattataaaaaaaagttagCTTTTGGGCACAGCCAAACATTGTGTGACAAGGAaaaatcttaaaggggtcatatggtgtgaatactagggctgtgcaaaaatatcaatacatgtaactatcgcaatatttttttttcaatagtgtatcgatagtgatacctctactatcgataatcttttttaaaatcatgtcatatacatacggccaaaagtaagtggaagcgagcatgtgtgggtgtgctttggttttcaaaataagtaatggagtaatgagttatataaaataatgctgtttgtaggcttcgcaagtcatgacacaagtcacttggctactgcagtgcattagacaaaaagtttattaagaaaagtaacaatgacatttattgtgctttcacggatgtgacaccagcacatttacagcacggatgaaccagaggttttatacttcccatgttcattgtttttactgtaatgcaccacaacagtcaagtgacttgcgtgagccaccttattcccctgtgctacccacttgaggggcgcaatccagtttgaaaacccaaacctctgatctaaaggtccatgcatcgcacatagGGGtttaacggttctcggtaaaaaattgaaaCGCACCACCAACCAACTTGGAGTGGAGAACTCGGTggaccgcggctcatcttaaatgtgacgacgcatttataatatggtaatgcataaaacagactgacaaagttcagctaatgtatgtttgtcgatggttacacatttaatacctacaagaaatcaaataacgtagacaaatttcaataggattgatgtatgctgtaatatgaccagtcatttatgctttcatcgtTGTGAGCGctcgagtgcaggtgagacctgaacagcacgtcgctgtttaaactacactcattcaagccttgccaatttaaacatttaagtgcaagatgatgcacaagaaaattcgcttgcgcgctgtgagaagatcctaAGCGctcataaggaaagtctcagacatggcgcaaatattgagttgtctttgaagcgcttaaacggacaaattcacacacgaagtaggtcaacatgcccctcttgtcgagtatcttaacaaagtaggttatgtcttaagtgaacggacgaaaaacaaggcatgtgtacagtatcagtgtactggattggtttcattcctcttaaagcgacagcagcatattcctgctgtctgttaaaagtcaaggaaatcactcactgcttgtgactcaatagcttctgtaacttcaattatgattcatctttatttaatttgtacatatgcaatattatgttttgattactttaatccatttctaccttaaaaggtatatatacaatatcttattttattttctgctttgctctgttgttttatttgtgctgttacttgtaattgtaattgttcttatttttatttgtcagtagtcccttttccctgaacatagtacaaaccgaaccgaaaccgtgaccccaAAACCGCGACACAAACcaaaccgtgagtaatttgaaccgttacacccctattcccacatcatggccactctgcagaggtaagggatgtttttacacttatcactacagaaaaccccaggtggtgcacagcatgttgtatttctagctctactttttacatttgctatttaaagtattgcaatatatcgcaaatgtgtattgtaTCGAAATGCATATCACGATACAATATAGTgctatgtatcgtatcgggaggcacttgccaatacacagccctagcgaatacgtgtctttggtgtgttataagttgctcatgaatgtattagacacgtaaaattgcaaagtgtcggaacaaaaatgcattctatctaaaagcgaatgctcacccatacctgcctgaaacgcctcgtgtaaccacacccccacaaatctacatcaaatcgtggtatgatttgacaaagaccgcccaaatgtttatgcaagtaaggtgggtgtacctgtcagtacaattgctatGGTAAGAGTGGTaaaaatatggtaagaggcgttacatttccgtcacacgcttgcagtattcgaccaatcactacacactggttaactggccaatcatagcacacctcgcttttcagagcgttgagcattgtaaaaaatccacgcgtttcagagaggcggggcaaagaggagatacaaacaagcacggtatgtggaaaatacagcgtttttaaccttaaatcctgtatacacattgcattacatctaaaacaaacgataatatctgttttagccatgtcatatgacccctttaagttacCAGATTCTGTATTTGATTAGGCAAGAATAGTTAAAGCTAGAATTGAAAGGGTAGAAGTAATACACCACTGAAAAAAAGTGTCTGACATAGACTCTCTGACAGGGCCTGGTTCCTCCCTTTTAGGCACTTTGAACAGTTTCTTAAAAGATTTCAATAAGGCAAGCTAGCCAATAAACAAGTCAATGTCAAAACAGTTCAAACATTCTTTTATTttctaaacaaacaaaaggtTCAACTGTTGATAGAAAAACATAGTTTACAAAACTAGCCTATATTAAATTGAACAAGCACATCATTAGTCAACATTCCAACCATTTCAGGGCAAAATcttattaattttaataattttcttGTAGTTGTGGGTTTAATTTCCCAATTTTCTAATAAGTGTGACACACTTTTCAAAGCAAGATCACACTTTACCCCCAAAGATCTGGACAATGCATCTTATTTTACTTGCTATGAAGAAAATCTGACGTGCAAAAAAATCTCTTTATCAAAGCCAGCCATTTAAGATAATTTTTCATTATTGATTAAATGAGAGACTGACAATCTTAACCACTGACCCACTTTTACCTTATGTCACCTAAAAGGTAGCTAACTGATTCATGTGATGTCACAAAGAACATAATGCACCTAAgggtcagttcacccaaaaattcttgaatcatttcctcaccctcatatcattccaaacctgtataactttcttctgcagaatacaaaaaaaatattttgaataacgtTGGTGCCCCAACAACATGGAGCCCTATTGACTTTTATATggttacacacacaacacatttctcaaatagctttgtgtcccacagaagagtcatacacaggttttcaataacataagggtgaataaatgacaaattttcatttttggctgaactatccctttaaataaaaaaactaaacactAAATGCCAAGTGTAATAACCACTAGTAATGTTACAGTCTATGTACTACTCGAAAGCCATTGTGCATACTTTGCTGTTGTAACGTAAAAGGAGCAGACGCTCAAACTGTTCATCTGTGAGAGCACTTCTTTTACGGGTTAAAATATTCCCCCCACTGCTGAATAACCGTTCTACCGGGACACTCGAGGGCAACGTTGTATTGAACTTGATAAACAGTTTTTTCACGCCTGGAAATTCATTCAGGCACTGCAGATCTTTGTTTGTGCCCTCAAGGTAAATTCGTACCTCTTCGGCAGCTCCCCTTTTTCCATCTCTGTTACCAGAACTTCCAGGTCCATACGAAAAGAATTCATCCTCGTGAACGGAGACTCCATTTGTGTCGGCTTCTTCATTCCCTTGGTCTAACTGTGACACCTCGGCGACCAACCGTTCACGCAGAGATTCTCTTTCACCTTCTGGTAACCACCACAGTCTAAACTGTGGCATGGTGGTTGTGGCTAACTTGGCGTCAGTACTGTTAAACACCTGCTTGAAGCGAGAGTCAATTGCCTCAACGGTGCCGTCGATGACCTCGGAGAAAAACTGAGTGTTTGCTGCCTTCTCCTGGAGCTTCCTTTTCAGGGTCAGCAACGTCGGTATCACAATGCCAAGGAAACACTTTTGTTCTCCCTGCAAGAGATCGAGCGCAAAAGCCACTGGTTTGAAGACATCTGCATACTCTCTGAGATATGCCGTTTCCTCAGGAACAAAATTTGGGACGTCCAAGATGTCAATTAGTTGTGTGAGCTGTTCATCAGTCAGCGACATGATCTTCTGGACAAAGTTATATTCTGAGCCCCATTGGGTCAGGCAAGGATCTGTGAATTTTATATTTGCAATGGTTTCCACCATGTCAGCCACCATCTGTGAGCTATGAGCTTTCTGCCATATCAACGCACACTTTGCGGTTGAGCTAACGTGCACTCTCTGTACCGGTTCTTTTGAGATGGCGTCCGCTAGATCCTTCGAGGCGATCAGGTTGAGCGTTTGAGCAGCACATTGTTGGTGGGGTGGTAGGAAATAACTCAGAAAGAAGTCTCCACCCACATCCCCCTCACTAAGCATTTTTCCCAAATCCTCAAACTGAATTTCTTCGACTTCACGCTCATCCTCAGGTAAGAACTCTCTGAAGGCTTTGACGAAATTGCTTCCGTTATCGGTGACAGTAGAGCAGATTTTGCTCTCGATGTTATAGGAAGAATGGATTTCTT
The Triplophysa rosa linkage group LG7, Trosa_1v2, whole genome shotgun sequence genome window above contains:
- the LOC130557062 gene encoding uncharacterized protein LOC130557062 codes for the protein MGSDEGLFKWSDANTADLIIWRISNSGLFTGRRNAAIKAFELYVKEKELEGKVTPAWVRKKWENLKQKYKDLKSLNMVGGDTGITTWKWYAIMDNALSSEITLNSFVTPVHMSSSAQDAPPTKQRKANDWVMALREMDRLHEERERRAAEREDERDRRAAAREDERDRRAAEREAERDRRAAEREAERERQALEREERRERDMFAREERWEKEMLAREERQEREYREGEERREKEAAAREEKLFKILETFLSNK
- the psmb3 gene encoding proteasome subunit beta type-3 — protein: MSIMSYNGGAVMAMRGKNCVAIASDRRFGIQAQLVTTDFQKIFPMGDRLFIGLAGLATDVQTVSQRLKFRLNLYELKEGRQIKPKTFMSMVSNLLYEKRFGPYYIEPVIAGLDPKTFEPFICSLDLIGCPMFTEDFVVSGTCSEQMYGMCESLWEPDMEPEDLFETISQAMLNAVDRDAVSGMGVVVHVVEKDKITTRTLKARMD
- the zgc:161969 gene encoding zinc finger BED domain-containing protein 4, giving the protein MRMERSRTSFDHWLHKNNFTFRESRGRNITVQCNLCLPTIKLLSTAKDTTSNLKKHLERKHSLQFKKKLCKDEPSNSGHQVPEFGPSDTKQPKMDHTLYTSQSKLNALIFNFIVEDVQPISILEQPGFQRLIEVLSRGKTVMNRKTFVSRLDATFDKMKEELRAKLDRVQSLCTTADIWSVQDRSYFGITCHWLEDNFERKSVALACTRMYGGHTCETVIAKIQEIHSSYNIESKICSTVTDNGSNFVKAFREFLPEDEREVEEIQFEDLGKMLSEGDVGGDFFLSYFLPPHQQCAAQTLNLIASKDLADAISKEPVQRVHVSSTAKCALIWQKAHSSQMVADMVETIANIKFTDPCLTQWGSEYNFVQKIMSLTDEQLTQLIDILDVPNFVPEETAYLREYADVFKPVAFALDLLQGEQKCFLGIVIPTLLTLKRKLQEKAANTQFFSEVIDGTVEAIDSRFKQVFNSTDAKLATTTMPQFRLWWLPEGERESLRERLVAEVSQLDQGNEEADTNGVSVHEDEFFSYGPGSSGNRDGKRGAAEEVRIYLEGTNKDLQCLNEFPGVKKLFIKFNTTLPSSVPVERLFSSGGNILTRKRSALTDEQFERLLLLRYNSKVCTMAFE